The segment GCGGCGAGATCCGGAAGCGGCCCGCCATCAGGCCGCCAAAAAGCGATCTTCCCGGCGCGTGGCAGCTGGGCCGGCCGGAAGACCGCGGCGCAGCCGACCAGGGCGGCAGCACCGATTCCGCGGCCCTGCCCCGTGCCCACGGGAAGGGCCACAGCGGGCGAACCGTCCGGCGACCGGGCCTCCCCCGCTGCCGTCTCCCACCGCCTCGCCATTCCATCCCCTGCTGCCTGGTCGATTGCCTGGTCGTTCCGCCCCGGGCGCGACACCCTCCGAGCCTGCCGCGCCCGCCCTGCTCCGACGCCCCCGACCTGCGAGTCTACGGTCGTACCCACTGCGTCTCCCGCCCCCTCTCCCGCGTCTGCGCCTGCGTTTGATCGAGCGGCGGGCGATGGATCACCGGTCACCCACCCTCGGCTCCGCCCCGCCGCGGCACGCGCCCGGCGCCAGGACGGAGACAGCGAGCGCACGGCCTGTCGCCTCGTCCGGCCGATGGCAGCCGTGCCGCCCCGCCCGCCGGCGATCGTCCGACCGCGTGCTGCCTGACTCCGATGGAAGCAGACAGCACTGACAACGCCCCCCGCCTGCGCTTTTCGCACACCGATCAGGGTTATCCACAGCCCACGAAAATCTCCTTGCCCGCATCCCGAAATCCGCTACGGTGAGTGACGTCATCACTCTCAGTGATCAATCAGTCGGCATCGGTGAGGAGCTCTCATGAACAGCCCTACGCACGAACAAACCGCCGCGACGGAGGCGTTCCCGACCGGCGCGCATCTCGTGATCCAGGCGGGCGCCGGGACCGGCAAAACAACGACCCTTGCCCTGCTGGCCCGCACCGCCCGGCGACAGGGCCGGCGGGGCCGGTACATCGCCTTCAACAGAGCCGTCGCCCGCCACGCCGCCCGGACCTTCCCCGCCGAGGTGGCCTGCGGGACCGCCCACGCCCTCGCCTACACCGCCGTGGGCAGGGACTACCAGGCACGGATGAACGCCCCACGGCAAGCGGGATGGCGCACGGGAGCGGCCCTGGGCATCGACGAAGAGACGTCCTTACGCCTCGGAGCACGCAACGTCACCAACAGGGCGCTCTCCCACACGGCCCTGCGCACCGTCACCCGCTTCTGCCGGTCGGCCGACGAGGAGCTCGCACCACACCATGTCCCGCCCCTGCGCGGAGCCAAAGCCGAGCCCCTGCGGGCGCAGCTCGCCGAGCTCACCCTTCCCTACGCGCGCAAGGCCTGGGCCGATCTCCAGCACCCCGCTCACGGCGTGGTCCGCTTCGAGCACGACCACTACCTCAAGATGTGGGCGCTGCGCGATCCCGTCATCCCGGCGGACTTCCTGCTCCTCGACGAGGCACAGGACACCAACCCCGTGGTCGAGCAGGTCTTCACCGCCCAGCGCGACCACGCTCAGCTGGTGCTGGTCGGGGACTCCGCCCAGGCCATCTACGGCTGGCGCGGCGCACGCGACGTGATGACCGGATTCGACGGCAGACAGCTCAGCCTCTCCCACTCGTTTCGCTTCGGCCCGCCGCTCGCGGCCGAGGCCAACCGCTGGCTCACGATCACCGACGCACCGATCCGGCTCACAGGTTC is part of the Streptomyces platensis genome and harbors:
- a CDS encoding UvrD-helicase domain-containing protein encodes the protein MNSPTHEQTAATEAFPTGAHLVIQAGAGTGKTTTLALLARTARRQGRRGRYIAFNRAVARHAARTFPAEVACGTAHALAYTAVGRDYQARMNAPRQAGWRTGAALGIDEETSLRLGARNVTNRALSHTALRTVTRFCRSADEELAPHHVPPLRGAKAEPLRAQLAELTLPYARKAWADLQHPAHGVVRFEHDHYLKMWALRDPVIPADFLLLDEAQDTNPVVEQVFTAQRDHAQLVLVGDSAQAIYGWRGARDVMTGFDGRQLSLSHSFRFGPPLAAEANRWLTITDAPIRLTGSPGLETELGTACAPDAVLCRTNVGAMVEVIRHLDADRRVALAGGGEALSALARAAHDLESGRRTAHPELMLFETWGELREYAEFDPAGRDLLPLVELIDEHGTEALLCALHRLSPEDSAEVTVSTAHRAKGREWARVRIADDFTGPEDLDERDEDGTPLPGPIDIGEARLAYVAVTRARSLLDIGGLSWINSHPAGDPRPTQPRRGAKGEK